In Desulfosediminicola ganghwensis, a single window of DNA contains:
- a CDS encoding NADH-quinone oxidoreductase subunit N encodes MLFLPELTLLGAGLVFFALSLGNHPCDTIRNVAITLFAIVLATTLATVNMTGGLFYDAFRVDLFSQTFKVLIVLATLIVVVFTDTMPGVSAKYKAEYYIFLSMSVLGLMMLVSSVELLAIFVALELSSFAVYIMVPMRSTEHGSKAQMEAGIKYLLFGVAATGFMLFGMSYLFGLTGSTRLDVIITQLSTMYTQPVVVIAVALVLSGFFYKLALFPFHFWVPDIYQGASNETTAFIAAVPKIAAVAMLTRFVILAGDTGQVMVNLLMVCAVASMFYGNLSALVQKDLKRMLGFSGIAHAGFVLVGLLTFKITGYTAALYYITGYVFMNLACFLVICSVSKDGTNLAIEDLSGLYKRAPLLALTLTIGLFSLAGIPPFVGFTGKFMLLVNALKEDYLLLVVLAAINTAIAIYYYLSVVRLAFCTDTEDRGQVQTSFLTNAASVLLIICIIVMGILPSQFLNLAQSSISVIM; translated from the coding sequence ATGCTATTTCTACCTGAACTTACATTACTGGGAGCAGGACTCGTCTTTTTCGCACTGAGTCTTGGAAATCATCCCTGCGACACCATCAGAAATGTGGCGATCACCTTATTTGCAATTGTCTTGGCCACAACTCTCGCCACTGTCAACATGACAGGAGGGCTTTTCTACGATGCCTTCAGAGTTGATCTGTTTTCCCAGACATTCAAAGTGCTGATCGTGCTTGCCACACTCATAGTGGTAGTTTTCACCGACACCATGCCCGGGGTCAGTGCCAAATATAAAGCTGAATACTACATATTCCTGTCAATGTCGGTACTCGGCCTGATGATGCTTGTCTCAAGTGTTGAATTACTGGCAATCTTTGTTGCGCTTGAACTCTCCTCCTTTGCTGTCTACATCATGGTACCAATGCGCAGCACGGAACATGGCAGCAAGGCTCAAATGGAAGCAGGCATCAAATACCTGCTGTTTGGTGTTGCCGCGACAGGCTTCATGCTCTTTGGTATGAGCTACCTCTTCGGTCTCACCGGTTCCACCAGACTCGACGTAATAATTACCCAGCTTTCTACCATGTATACCCAGCCAGTAGTCGTTATAGCTGTGGCACTGGTATTGTCTGGATTCTTTTACAAGTTAGCTCTCTTTCCCTTCCACTTCTGGGTACCGGACATTTATCAGGGGGCCTCCAATGAGACCACCGCGTTTATCGCTGCTGTTCCCAAAATTGCTGCGGTGGCGATGTTGACCCGGTTTGTGATTCTCGCAGGAGACACTGGTCAGGTGATGGTAAACCTGCTTATGGTTTGCGCCGTTGCCTCGATGTTTTATGGCAACCTGTCTGCTCTGGTTCAAAAGGATCTCAAGAGAATGCTGGGCTTTTCCGGCATCGCCCATGCCGGTTTCGTGTTAGTCGGCTTGCTCACGTTTAAAATAACTGGTTATACCGCGGCATTATATTACATAACTGGTTACGTCTTCATGAACCTCGCCTGTTTCCTGGTCATCTGCAGCGTTTCAAAAGACGGCACGAATCTCGCCATTGAGGACTTAAGTGGTTTATACAAGAGAGCGCCCCTCCTGGCTTTGACACTTACCATCGGGCTCTTTTCTCTTGCCGGCATTCCTCCTTTTGTAGGTTTTACAGGCAAATTCATGTTACTCGTCAATGCCTTAAAGGAAGATTACCTGTTACTTGTTGTGCTGGCTGCGATTAACACCGCCATCGCAATCTACTATTACCTCTCCGTTGTTCGCCTCGCCTTCTGTACCGATACTGAAGACCGCGGACAAGTACAGACAAGCTTTTTAACGAATGCCGCATCTGTACTACTCATTATCTGTATAATTGTGATGGGTATTTTACCATCCCAGTTCCTCAACCTTGCACAGTCATCCATCTCGGTTATCATGTAA
- a CDS encoding NuoI/complex I 23 kDa subunit family protein, protein MGAYFSDIFKGLWSLLVGMGITFREFWKPVVTVPYPYKTFTMPDRYRGHVELIENEEGKPNCIVCMACQRACPSDCIAIKGEKPEGSKKKVLTSYMLDFTKCSLCGSCVESCKFNALEFSKEYNLASTRKEDFYFDLLKRLEDRNS, encoded by the coding sequence ATGGGTGCCTATTTCAGTGACATCTTTAAAGGGCTTTGGAGCCTCCTGGTGGGTATGGGAATCACTTTCAGGGAATTTTGGAAACCTGTGGTGACAGTTCCGTATCCTTATAAAACCTTTACAATGCCTGATCGCTACCGCGGTCACGTTGAATTGATCGAAAATGAAGAGGGCAAGCCGAACTGCATCGTCTGCATGGCCTGCCAGCGCGCCTGCCCCTCCGACTGCATTGCTATTAAAGGTGAAAAACCAGAAGGGTCGAAGAAAAAAGTACTCACCAGTTACATGCTTGACTTTACCAAGTGCTCGCTCTGCGGTTCCTGTGTTGAGTCCTGTAAATTTAACGCTTTGGAATTTTCCAAGGAGTACAACCTGGCCAGTACCAGGAAAGAAGATTTTTATTTTGATCTCCTGAAACGTCTGGAGGACCGCAACTCATGA
- the nuoK gene encoding NADH-quinone oxidoreductase subunit NuoK produces the protein MSVLALYDNLNSYLLVGALLFGMGVYGLLTRKTLIGMLIAAEMILVGASVNFMAFNRFSVPDPATGQIFALFIMAIAAAEAAIGLSIVIAIYRYYRSIDTKDIVNLKG, from the coding sequence ATGTCAGTTCTTGCCTTGTATGACAATCTTAACAGCTATTTACTCGTCGGTGCTCTGCTCTTTGGCATGGGAGTTTACGGTCTCTTAACCCGTAAAACCCTTATCGGAATGCTCATTGCTGCAGAGATGATACTGGTAGGTGCCTCTGTGAATTTCATGGCCTTCAACCGCTTCAGCGTCCCTGATCCGGCAACCGGTCAGATTTTCGCACTATTCATCATGGCAATCGCAGCCGCTGAAGCCGCCATCGGTCTCAGTATCGTGATCGCCATCTACAGGTATTACCGATCAATCGATACTAAGGATATCGTTAACCTCAAAGGCTAA
- a CDS encoding NADH-quinone oxidoreductase subunit J, which yields MNPSLFSADGLVGLIFLLTIALTIIGGLIACNAERLVRAVAGLMICFISVGALYYFLNSPFVAMMQVLIYIGAVAVTISFAIMLAAPEQKRDHGPGHVLAGPLGFITAALLTAGLSTLALKTEWASEAKVNDGSVKTIGVQLLTDHSMVFELISIVLLIAIIGALVIAREGRKS from the coding sequence ATGAATCCATCACTTTTCAGCGCGGATGGGCTCGTTGGCCTGATATTCCTACTGACCATAGCCCTGACTATTATTGGCGGCCTGATAGCCTGTAACGCAGAACGACTCGTTCGGGCAGTCGCAGGACTCATGATCTGCTTTATCAGCGTTGGCGCCCTCTACTATTTTCTGAACTCGCCCTTTGTGGCGATGATGCAGGTGCTAATTTACATTGGTGCCGTTGCCGTTACCATCTCGTTTGCCATCATGCTGGCTGCTCCTGAACAAAAACGGGATCACGGTCCCGGGCACGTCCTGGCAGGCCCTTTAGGCTTTATTACCGCAGCCCTTCTCACAGCGGGGCTTTCAACCCTCGCCTTGAAAACCGAATGGGCCAGCGAAGCTAAAGTTAATGATGGTTCTGTGAAAACTATTGGTGTTCAACTTCTCACCGATCACTCCATGGTGTTTGAGCTGATCTCCATCGTTTTACTCATTGCAATCATCGGAGCCCTTGTTATCGCTCGGGAAGGGAGGAAAAGCTGA
- a CDS encoding Na(+)/H(+) antiporter subunit D: protein MTTSFIHPALILICGALILPFIKDPFRKPYLVLIPFLTFIDVLYLSQHHGVYGVFTFMEDWTLTFGRVDSLSLVFAFIMALMSIIGTVYGLHVEDEWHHIAAWFYVAGSLGVILCGDYLVLFLFWEIMAFASTFLVWFNKEEGSLAAGYRYLLVHTFGGLVLLLGFVLRYQATGDLSFSHMDESNMQLYTWLIMIGLMLNAAVPPLHSWLPDAYSKATVVGAVFMCAFTTKTAIYTLARACAGFDILIYLGVFMAILGIIYALIENDIRRLLGWEIVSQVGYMVAGVGIGTALAINGTAAHAFAHILYKGLLFMAAGSVIYATGKSKFTELGNLYKKMPLTLMFMVIGGLSVSAFPFLSGFVSKSMIISAGFEEHLLIPAFLLTMVSAGTFLVAGLRLPYLIFFGEDRCSEETRAKAIDPPWNMTMAMGIAAFFCLIVGCYLPFLYDMLPFPEVSYHPYSAYHLSETLQILALTALGFYFFKDRIGPKATISFDLDWFYRKGGQAFFWLARKPIQAVDTAWGEVYKVVGLSSLMTTAKFWGWFDWHGIDGVVDGTARLVRNVGSRLSRTLQRGQIQVTLYFTISFAAVLLFAFAWL from the coding sequence ATGACAACTAGTTTTATACATCCCGCCCTCATTTTGATCTGCGGGGCGCTGATCCTCCCATTTATAAAAGATCCGTTCAGAAAGCCGTATCTTGTTCTGATCCCCTTTCTGACCTTCATCGATGTCCTCTACCTGAGCCAGCATCATGGTGTCTACGGTGTCTTCACCTTCATGGAAGACTGGACACTCACCTTTGGTCGGGTTGACAGCCTCTCGTTGGTGTTCGCCTTCATCATGGCGCTGATGTCAATTATCGGCACTGTCTACGGACTCCATGTCGAAGACGAATGGCATCATATTGCTGCCTGGTTTTACGTAGCCGGTTCACTGGGCGTAATCCTTTGTGGGGATTACCTGGTACTCTTTCTCTTCTGGGAGATCATGGCGTTTGCTTCCACCTTCCTGGTCTGGTTCAACAAAGAGGAAGGGTCACTCGCCGCAGGTTACCGCTACCTGCTGGTTCACACCTTTGGTGGACTCGTTCTGCTCCTCGGTTTCGTACTCCGTTACCAGGCAACCGGCGATCTTTCATTCAGCCACATGGATGAATCCAACATGCAGCTGTACACCTGGCTGATCATGATCGGCCTGATGCTGAACGCTGCTGTTCCACCTCTGCACTCCTGGTTGCCGGACGCGTACAGTAAGGCCACTGTGGTCGGTGCCGTATTTATGTGCGCTTTTACAACCAAAACCGCAATCTACACCCTTGCCAGAGCATGTGCCGGATTCGACATACTGATTTACCTTGGCGTCTTCATGGCCATCCTCGGCATTATCTATGCGTTAATCGAAAATGATATCCGCAGACTACTCGGCTGGGAGATTGTCAGCCAGGTGGGCTACATGGTTGCCGGTGTCGGTATTGGTACAGCACTGGCCATTAACGGTACCGCCGCTCACGCCTTCGCCCACATTCTTTACAAGGGGCTGCTGTTCATGGCTGCCGGTTCTGTCATATATGCGACAGGGAAATCGAAATTCACTGAGCTTGGTAATCTCTATAAGAAAATGCCACTGACCCTGATGTTTATGGTCATTGGAGGCCTGTCTGTCTCGGCCTTTCCATTTCTCTCCGGATTTGTTTCCAAATCGATGATTATCAGCGCCGGATTTGAAGAACACCTGCTGATCCCGGCATTCCTGCTCACCATGGTTTCTGCCGGAACGTTCCTGGTTGCCGGCCTGCGTCTGCCATATCTGATTTTCTTTGGCGAAGACCGTTGTTCCGAAGAAACACGCGCCAAAGCTATCGATCCCCCATGGAATATGACCATGGCCATGGGCATAGCAGCATTCTTCTGTCTCATCGTTGGCTGCTATCTGCCGTTTCTCTATGACATGCTTCCGTTTCCTGAGGTCAGCTACCACCCATACAGCGCATATCACCTGAGTGAGACCCTGCAGATACTCGCTCTTACCGCTCTGGGCTTCTATTTCTTCAAGGACCGGATTGGGCCCAAGGCAACTATCAGCTTTGATCTGGATTGGTTCTACCGCAAAGGCGGTCAGGCTTTCTTCTGGCTGGCCAGGAAACCTATCCAGGCTGTCGATACCGCCTGGGGTGAAGTCTACAAAGTAGTCGGTCTCAGTTCACTTATGACCACCGCCAAGTTCTGGGGCTGGTTTGACTGGCACGGCATTGACGGAGTTGTGGACGGTACTGCCCGTCTGGTTCGTAATGTGGGTAGCAGACTGAGCCGCACCCTGCAGAGGGGACAGATTCAGGTCACTCTCTACTTTACGATATCATTTGCAGCCGTCTTGCTGTTTGCCTTCGCCTGGCTTTAA
- a CDS encoding NADH-quinone oxidoreductase subunit M, producing the protein MDQLLINQGPPLLSILIFLPIAGAFFMLLVNNEDFARYWTLAVTSLTAVLSLPVLFGFDRSTAVFQFVEKHTWIESLNINYIVGVDGISVLLLLMTTFIMPFCVLASWTYIKSRVQAFMICLLIMEAAMVGVFVALDFVLFYILWEAMLIPMYMLIGIWGGPRKIYASVKFFLYTLAGSVLLLVAIIWLYFENNSSFFIPDMMWNGYSSMAQMLIFLAFFLAFAIKVPMFPFHTWLPAAHVEAPTAGSVILASILLKMGTYGFLRFALPMAPEATVTLMPFVLWLSIAGIIYGGFTALAQSDMKKLIAYSSVGHMGFVTLGIFVLNQSGIEGAILQMVNHGITTGALFLCVGMIYERTHSRELKSATGVGQYMPVFVTFLGFFSLSSFAFPGTNSFVGEFMILAGAFEHSIPLALAAIPGAVLAAAYMLRMLQKVVWGGTDNPDQSWLKDLNVREIVTLSPFLFFVFWIGLSPQPFINLMRVSVTNLMNDFNAYSNGAMAVAEAIIR; encoded by the coding sequence ATGGATCAGCTACTGATTAATCAGGGACCTCCACTGCTCAGCATACTTATTTTCCTACCGATAGCTGGAGCCTTCTTCATGCTGTTGGTGAACAATGAGGATTTTGCCCGTTATTGGACGCTCGCCGTGACCTCACTCACTGCCGTTTTGTCCCTGCCTGTCCTTTTCGGCTTTGACAGATCGACGGCCGTCTTCCAGTTTGTTGAGAAACATACCTGGATTGAGTCTTTAAATATTAACTATATAGTTGGTGTCGACGGCATCTCAGTGCTTCTGCTGTTGATGACTACCTTTATAATGCCATTCTGTGTCCTCGCCTCCTGGACATATATCAAGTCACGTGTTCAGGCGTTCATGATCTGCCTGCTCATCATGGAAGCGGCCATGGTCGGTGTGTTCGTGGCGCTTGACTTCGTACTTTTCTACATTCTCTGGGAAGCGATGCTCATCCCAATGTACATGCTTATCGGCATCTGGGGTGGACCGAGGAAGATCTATGCTTCAGTCAAATTCTTTCTCTATACCCTGGCTGGCTCCGTATTACTGCTGGTTGCTATCATCTGGCTCTACTTCGAAAATAACAGCAGCTTCTTCATCCCGGATATGATGTGGAACGGCTATTCATCGATGGCCCAGATGCTTATTTTCCTGGCGTTTTTCCTGGCATTTGCAATCAAGGTGCCGATGTTTCCATTCCATACCTGGTTGCCTGCAGCTCACGTTGAGGCCCCTACGGCCGGTTCTGTGATCCTGGCTTCAATCCTCTTGAAGATGGGTACCTACGGTTTCTTACGATTTGCCCTGCCAATGGCTCCGGAAGCAACGGTTACGCTGATGCCATTCGTACTCTGGCTTTCCATTGCCGGCATTATTTACGGAGGATTCACCGCCCTCGCCCAGAGCGATATGAAAAAGCTTATCGCCTACTCTTCAGTTGGTCACATGGGTTTCGTGACCCTGGGTATCTTCGTGCTCAACCAGAGCGGTATCGAAGGTGCAATTCTGCAGATGGTCAATCACGGTATCACCACCGGTGCCTTGTTTCTCTGTGTGGGTATGATTTACGAGAGAACACATAGCCGTGAGCTCAAATCAGCGACAGGCGTTGGCCAATATATGCCAGTCTTTGTCACCTTCCTCGGATTCTTCTCACTTTCTTCGTTTGCATTTCCTGGCACCAACAGTTTTGTTGGTGAGTTCATGATTCTTGCCGGAGCTTTTGAACATAGCATTCCGCTCGCCCTTGCCGCTATTCCAGGTGCAGTACTTGCCGCGGCATATATGCTTCGCATGTTGCAGAAAGTTGTCTGGGGCGGGACTGATAATCCTGATCAATCCTGGCTCAAAGATCTGAATGTGAGAGAGATTGTCACTCTTTCACCATTCCTGTTCTTCGTTTTCTGGATAGGACTGAGCCCTCAACCCTTTATCAACCTCATGCGTGTCAGCGTTACAAATCTGATGAATGACTTCAACGCCTACAGCAATGGGGCTATGGCAGTTGCTGAAGCGATAATACGCTAA
- a CDS encoding monovalent cation/H+ antiporter subunit D family protein gives MDYNTIHAPELLIALLIPLIGTLGVMFRGGDENIREGISSVASILLFALVCTMIPKVLQGKTLYFNMFDILPGVSVTLRADAMSMIFALVASSLWTIAVFYSMGYMRGLKEHAQTRFNACFALSIFGAIGVAFSDNLFTLYLFYEIVSICTYPLVAHHQDEEGYDGARKYIIYLTTTAKAFLLPAMILIYVLTGTLDFASNASTGIFDPDTNRWIVTMLYVFCLFGFAKNGVMPFHHWLPGAMVAPTPVSALLHAVAVVKVGVFCTTRVMLYVFGVDMMDAFNLGIPTAYFVGFTIIMASIIALSKDNLKSRLAYSTVSQLSYIILGVALLTPTAIEGGLIHIVNHAFSKITLFFCAGAIYVATHKKYISEMEGLGKTMPFTFGAFAIASLSMIGAPPVAGFITKWNLLIGSIEAHQLGILFILLASTILNAAYFAPVTYKAFFGKRPEGEPYTGIKEAPLSMLIPILIAATISVIIGIYPDFMLSFVKAVTGGLTV, from the coding sequence ATGGATTACAATACTATACATGCTCCTGAGCTACTCATCGCACTGCTCATCCCCCTGATTGGCACCCTGGGTGTAATGTTCAGGGGCGGCGATGAGAACATTCGCGAGGGCATATCCTCTGTCGCGTCGATACTGCTTTTTGCCCTTGTCTGCACCATGATCCCCAAAGTGCTCCAGGGTAAAACGCTCTATTTCAATATGTTTGACATTCTGCCTGGTGTATCTGTTACCCTCCGGGCAGACGCAATGTCTATGATTTTTGCCCTGGTGGCATCCTCACTGTGGACCATCGCAGTATTTTACTCCATGGGCTACATGAGAGGGCTGAAAGAACATGCCCAGACACGTTTCAACGCCTGTTTTGCCCTGTCGATATTTGGGGCCATCGGCGTGGCGTTCTCGGACAACCTTTTCACCCTCTATCTCTTTTATGAGATTGTCTCCATCTGCACCTATCCCCTAGTTGCCCACCATCAGGATGAGGAAGGATACGATGGCGCACGCAAATACATCATTTATCTGACCACCACCGCCAAGGCCTTCCTGCTACCCGCAATGATCCTGATCTATGTGCTTACCGGCACCCTGGATTTTGCCAGTAATGCCTCCACCGGTATTTTCGATCCCGATACCAATCGCTGGATCGTGACCATGCTCTATGTTTTCTGCCTCTTCGGTTTTGCCAAAAACGGTGTGATGCCGTTCCATCACTGGCTGCCTGGAGCGATGGTTGCACCTACACCGGTCTCCGCCCTGCTCCATGCGGTTGCTGTCGTTAAGGTCGGTGTGTTCTGCACCACCAGAGTAATGCTCTACGTTTTCGGCGTAGATATGATGGATGCTTTCAATCTTGGTATCCCGACAGCCTACTTCGTCGGTTTCACCATTATTATGGCTTCAATCATAGCACTCTCCAAAGACAATCTAAAATCACGGCTTGCTTACTCCACAGTCAGTCAGCTTTCATACATCATCCTCGGCGTTGCCTTACTTACACCCACAGCCATAGAAGGTGGACTGATTCACATCGTCAACCACGCCTTCTCAAAAATCACCCTCTTCTTCTGCGCCGGTGCCATCTACGTCGCGACCCACAAGAAGTACATCTCAGAAATGGAAGGTCTCGGCAAAACCATGCCTTTTACCTTTGGTGCTTTTGCCATTGCCTCACTTTCGATGATCGGTGCTCCGCCAGTTGCAGGGTTTATTACCAAGTGGAACTTGCTTATCGGGTCAATAGAGGCACACCAGCTTGGAATTCTTTTTATCTTGCTGGCCAGTACCATTCTCAACGCCGCCTATTTCGCCCCTGTTACCTACAAGGCTTTTTTTGGCAAACGACCTGAGGGTGAACCCTATACCGGGATCAAAGAGGCTCCGCTCTCCATGCTTATTCCGATTCTTATCGCAGCAACAATATCTGTAATTATAGGCATATATCCGGACTTCATGTTAAGCTTCGTCAAGGCTGTAACAGGAGGATTGACAGTATGA